The genomic window TAGTATGTTTTATGCATATTACTTTGCTCCACTGATATTATAATAAATTTACCTCAATAATTAATATTAGATTAAAACATTTAGTGAACTAACACTGGTTAAACAGAATCTACAATGACGGCTCTTTTACTCATTGCacttttctttaacatgatCACTGTCAGGACTGCCTGTGGTGTTACCAGACCAGGTGGAGGCTGTGTTAATAGGAGCAGCCATTTTGGGAGCGTGTGCATCACAGGACTTCAGCACTGTACAGGTAgagcggcacacacacacacacacgcgcacgtgcacacacgcacgcacacacacgtgcccGACCAATAGGTATTCTCTTTTTACATGTAAGATTCCTTACATGTTGTTATCCTACTATGACtataattgaggcttgatatttttacagtttaacctttattgtgaataaaaagaaataaaaaaaaatattaaacttgcaataagaaaataaacatgttatagaaataaacataattgcacatcttttctgaatagtttattctgtaaaaataGAATTTGTCATATTGGGAAAACATAAATTCTGATgctgatatgtctgtgaaaggttcAGTTGGGTTctagtatgtgtgtatgtatgtccGCCACTGCTGGTGATTCAGGATAATGAAAATGGGTAACAAGTTTGGAGAACCATATGTTTAGCTTTACTTATCCATTATCTGTGCCGCTTTGAGGGCtgtgggggagctggagccagtcccagcGTATCGCAAGGccagcacacagacaaaccacaactcacaaaaacaacatgcacacattttttaACAGACTCAATGCCTCCATCTGCTGGGTGCTGACTAAGTTCTGTCACAGAGAAGAGCCAGATTCTTAAGATATAAGGGAGGATCAGTTCTCTGCTGGGTCAGCTTATCGTTCCTTGCCTTCTCAGTACCGGAGCTCAGAGAATGACAAGCCTTTAAGCCCCATATACTAAAAATAAGACGTTATTGTTTGGACTAGGCTGCACCTGTCAAACCGTTTTCAGCCCTAACTGCAGCAGCCAGTTGTTGTGTCTGATCCTCTGAGCTGCACGGAGTCAACCGGCTGGATTTGGTGGCTTTAGACGACAGAGAGGCCCCGCGCTGCATTAGTCATAAACTCGGCCGTGCTGTAACCACTGCAGCTGGCTTTTGTTCACACTGTAACTGGGTCAGGGCCGGCCTGAAACTGAATGAGTGTAACATGATTTATTGAGTCACATTTTCCTTTGAAATCTATGTTTTTAGGAGGCAATGGAGAAAATGGCAAAAGTGGGGCGAGTTGTTAAACCTGACGATAAACTCcagaggtgagagagaaaaaagtcaaTGTTAGTGTGATTTTTATGTtattacatacatttatatagaATATAGAGTAGAACCTCAACAATTTTCGGCTAGAGTCCCTCTTTTCGTAAACAGCTTCTATAGGAACCACTTTTGACTGAATTTCtatctgttctttttcttttatgtctTATTTCTAATCTGAGTTACAAAAAAACGTACAAAATAACGCCTGTAGCTATAGAGACTGATTTACTTTTCTATGAAACGATTCCACTCAAtaagagtgaagccaaagattATTATAGAGCCCCTTTTTATCTTGTGTACATAAGATAATTTACTGAAAACCCATTTGCATCTCTAACAACTTCAGAAGCACACTGGGATGGAGAGAGCTCAGCTAATCAAGTTTTTTTCCCACCGTGTCATATAATATACAGTAACTCTCATTGAAAGCCATAAAAGCAACTTTTGGTGTTTTCAAAGCATTTGCCAATTATTCCTTTACCATGCAGGTATATTAACTTTTTCCAACAAGGTAACTATCTTGTGCAAGCAAGTTATttattcacaaaataaaaaacacagttaGAACTTAAAGGGCtcctaaaatatatatattattgccTTCTCGAAGACTACATTTTCCaggttgaaattaaaatgaaaaattgaatATACATtaatatgtgtttatattttgaaaatattttctgcATATTATATTTTTCCAGCTTCTATCAGAGAAAGTACAAGGTGTTCTTGAGGCTTTATGCCCACCAGAGGGAGTACCAGGCCCTCATGAACGATGGGTGACTGGCCcagctgatgactctgtgacgtAAAACAGAAGATGGCACCACACACCGCAAACAGGAACAGACGTCTGAGCCCTGCTTCAGTATTATTCcgattctttgtttttaatgaactgAAGGAAAACAGATCCACTGCTGCAGCATGATGCAATTGTTGAAGCAATTGTGGCAGCATCAACAGTGTTTTGGGACTCACCAGGAGCCTCTGCCCCACCCAAGGTGACAGTGCCATGAAATACTGTCAgcttcaaatatataaataaataattgaaattaCAGAACAGTGCTCGTGTCTTTCACTGCCACCACAATCTTTAGTAACTTCAACATCAACAGACCCTCGTTCATTTTTAAACACCTTGTCCTTTGTTCTCCCCTCGCTGCATTTCATCTTGTCCTTCCATTTCCTGCTAGTAACACCTCCGCCGTCCTTACATTCTCCTGTCGGCCGCTCAGAGACGAGCTCGCTGCCAGCAGCTCCCAGGATCAGAGTTGATAAGCTCTCCACTGATGTTGTCGACCAAGCAAAGGGGAGAACGGCAAATCCCACACAGCTGAGTTAACAGTCAGCCGCCTTAAAACAACTAACTTGTGAAGGAGAGGGCTAACTGAATCAGAGAGGTGTCAGTGCTGTGACAGAACAGGTTCTCCGTCGCTACACTTCAGTCATATACTGTAGGTGGTTTACTGAGAGATTCATAAAGCAaccacaatgtttttatttattcacacagGTGAAATGCATACATCACACACTCTACCATTAAAATGCAAGTGCCATATTATTTTCAGTCAATTCATCTGCTTTACCTTACACTACAAATGCTCAAGTTATTCCAATAAGTTATTTGATAATAAGACAATTCTGCATTCTTTTCAAACTGTATAATATACACATGAAAATTGAGAGGGAACTGTGTTCAATGCAGCCATTATCTCGTTCTGTGTGTAAACAACCACAGGTTCCACTTCCTCTTGCACCGGtctataaaaaacaaagtgaacataATGCATATGacaattatttcaaatattgGTTCAGGAAAcattttcccaggaaataactGAAGGATCTTGATGGAACATTTTGAGAACTGGTATCTACTGTATGAGTGTGAAAGTTGGTGCAGAATTGATTGAACTAAGGGGCCTGTTGGGCcttgtgctctactgagtgttattttagtttctttgtcagcaggatttacGCTAAAACTGCAAAATGAATTTCCTCAGAACTTGAttgaaggatgtggtattggtcaggcaagaatccattacattttgatgtggATCCACACAAAGGATTtcttaacattgcaagatagggcATGTCTCTTGagattttcattattaatgagtaattcatggatgttgatgaaataGAAATCAGGCACATGAAGCGGTCTGatatctatatgtgtgtgtgtgtgtgtagtttggtgCAGCATGATTCaatttaagaggactgttgggccttgggagaggtatgcgctctactgagtaccattctaaatataacatattttattcttcagTGATACACACATATGTTCCCATCTCAACCATTTCATGACTGAAGCTCCAACTGTATTTTTATTCCTTCTACTTTATCAGGGCCTGACTCACAGCTGAGCTACCTGCTGACTTTTTGGGAGGATACCAGCAGCAGTTACGGCCCCAGAGTGGGGGCACTGAGACCTGCAGTTTGAGGGTAGAGTGTGTGGGACAGATGTCAGTGTTCATGGCTGTGGTGTGTAGCGCAGGTAGTTCTTGCCAGAGGGCAGGTCTTTGGTGTAGACGCCTTCTGGGAACAaagcagcagcctcctcttcagACATGTTCGGAGGAACCATCACACAGTCTCCAAGCTGTGCGAAGAAATAAGGCTATTACATGCAGCGGGAGGCCAGTTAccctttctttttatctttgctGCTGGCCGTTGAAATATGTCACACTGTACTGTACCTTCCAGTCGGCAGGTGTGGCCACTCTTTTCCCTGCTGTGAGCTGGAGTGAATCCACCACCCTCAGGATCTCATCAAAGTTGCGTCCTGTGGTGGCGGGGTAGAGCAGCGACAGTTTCAGCCTTTTGTCGGGGCCAATGATAAACACCTGACCAGAACCAAGGAAAGAGATGGAGACTGAGAGAGATGATGACTTATAGCCGTGAGGGGAGATCAGACACAAGTTATTTAGGCAGCctataaaagaaacaaatgtaaTTCTGTGTTTGGCAGAAGAGACGCTTACACAGCGGGCAGTTAGTGGCATGCCATCGTTGTCCTTCTCATCTGGGTCCAGCATGCCCAGGGCCACTGCCAGCTCCCGTTTACTGTCCGCTATGATGGGAAAGGGCAGCGAGCAGCAGGCCGACTCCTCACAGTTGTACACCAGAATGTCCTAATTAGTACAGAGATGCATGGCATGGTCAGGCAGAGTTTTTacagctttttcttttataaacagTTGTATGACGACATATAAGTGAAAAAAATTGAGTTTTATAGTGAGAAATCTCAAATGGCAAAGATTGTGACGAGGTGGCAATTTTGAGATGATGACTGTACATATCTCTGCTAAAACTAGCTTTGCTCTGCTTCACTTTAAATCTCTCAAAAGTTTATATAGATTCATATAGACCCTGTAGTTACAGAGATAAATGCAATTCATTTTGTTGACATGTCATTTTCAAGCAGGGGCCTAGGAAAACACCAGATTTTAGATTAATCCAGTTTATTTCCATGCTGATAAAGCTCCAACATGTATAAACAGATATTTTGagtaatatttacattaaaGACAAATAATATTTGAAGGACCGTGTGTAGCTCAGTTAGTAAATGCTAAActggaaacaacaaaaagatTTTTATCAATACTGCGCCTGCAAAAGAAAATCCTGATGGTGATGTTTGATATTGGATCACTTGATTTTCCAGTAAGCATCTCATATGTGCAAATCAAGACAAGCCAAGGTGTCTCTGTTAGCAGGTTGGAAGGTGACATGTAACTATACTTTCAACAGTGTTATAGGAGCAAGGGCAGATATTTTAGCTCTCATTGGTCAAGGTCACCCTGGCTCTGACCTGGATACCAAAACTATTGCCTTATAagtcaaagaaagaaagggcTCTTATATAATAACACAATGAGACTGAAGCTCTGTACTTTATGGACTAGTGTATTAGAAATACATAAGAAATATGTGTTTCAATGTGTAGATATTACCATGTATTTATCTGATCTAATCCTGTTAGGACGAGGGTCTTGTGtgacatttgtattattttctaaATGAGAATAGTCTCAGTATAAGTGGGGGAGCACGTGCTGGAACCTTCACACCTTGCTCCAGCCGTGGTGATCCTCCAGGCAGTCGACAGACAGCGCGATCATTTTGACGCCGCGCTTGCTGAACTCCCCATGCAGCCTGGCAGCTCTGCCCAGCTCTGTGGTGCACACAGGGGTGTAGTCCCTGGGGTGGGAGAACAAGATTCCCCACCTGGGTTGAAAAGAGATGACGGTGAAGCTGTGTCGGTGGTGTACCTCAGGGCCGGTGCTTCAGCCCTGTCTGAGATTTCATCTTACTCAGTTTCCTCCCAGTGGGTTTCATAATATACCTTAAAGCTGTGGTGCGTTACTGACACCAAACTGTCAGGTTGTGACCTCTATATTAAAAAATGActaaaggatttttttcttcatgaagTCAGCAAGTTCATGGTGCatcatgcttgtgtgtgtgagtgggtcaTAGCAGCTATGCATCACTTGATCATTAACAGGGTATAATATTCACTTTCTATCCCACATCATGTTTTTTATTGGCCAGACACCATTGGGTGTACTTTAGATCTACCAGTGGAAAAGTCTAAAGCAGAAGTCAGTAACAGGAAATGTCCTGGACCAAGTTCTCTCTTTAGCAACTGCATCCACAAGCCTATGGATCAATATTCGAAAAATAAACGACAAGCATGATCAACAATCCTACTTACGAATCACCGAGAAATTCATGGAGTTTAATTTTGCCAGTGGTGGTCTCTGCCTCGAAGTCAGGAAACACATCCCCGAGCAGCAGTCCCGGCATATTCGATGTGAGCGTGGAGTTGTGAGTGCGTTCAACAGCTGCTCTGATTATTGCAAGATGAGGAAGAGGCGGAAACTTCCTTCATGTGATAAGCGTATTCATTTTTACAGAAGCACCAGTTTAGTGGGGCCTATTACAAAAGCGCCTTTTACGCACAGGCTCACGTTTACGCACAAGCCTAATTTCCAGCCAGGAACTTTGCCTCCACTTGCATATGTTGCTTAGTATAAACTAAAGCATTTCTGTTTTCGGACATAAGCATCATCAACTTTTCTTTCATGTTAATAGGTAGGATAATGCAGCCACGTGACGTGACCACAGCAGTCCAGTTCTGACCTGGTCACATTAAACCTCCTGACTGTCCAGTTTGCCGGATGTTTTACATCTGAGCTGCAGGATTAAAGTATTTACTGGCCACAGGTGCTCCCTAAAGAAGGGCGGATACATTTGCGAGGACGCGCCATcaaaccaaaatgtcctcagCGACGTCCAGACGGAACAGTAGCCGTGGGACCCGCGCATCATTCGAGTGCCATGTCCGCCGCCGAGGCTCCAGCTGTTCTTACGTCTCCTCTGGAGCCCCAACCGAGGACTTTGCCGTCAGTTTAAGTCAGCCGATGTTCGCCATAGCGCTGCGTTTTTTGCTGGCGATAGATCTGTGGCTGTCCAAGCGGCTCGGCGTGTGCGCCTGTGAGGAGTCTCCGTGGGGCAGCATACGGCCCCTGGTGCGCCTGGTGGAGTTCTCCGGACATGTCATCCCGTGGCTCATCGGCACCCTGTACACTCTTCTCCGTGGGGAGACGGCGGCGGAGCAGGAGGTCATGCTGAATTTAGCCCTGGGTAACAAAGGCTCTCCTGTTTTTAATTGAAGGAATTGAAGTCAGATGTGAGACCTCCAGTAGATGGAGACCTCTTAAAACTGTCTTCCAGATAAATAACCCTTTGACTTATTCTGcaacaaaatatacagtatcttTTACTAACCACATTTTTACTTGAAAAATCATCCTGTACACAGCCGTCTCTGATGTTTACGCATCTTTATATTTACCACCACATTTGCTTCTGGTAAAGTCAGTGCATTATTACCCACATTTGTGCCATTTCCAAAGTGAAACCTTTGGCACTCACCAGTGGCTTTGTTGAGCTGCGTGATGATAATGGATATTGAAATAGCACAGCATTACAGGCAGCAGCCTCATGTGTCCACCCAAGTGTCAAAGCTTTTTTAGCCACTTTAATCTATAGGATGAGAGTGTTTTGGAAATATTATGGGGAATCTTATAACTCTTCTTATAGACGAATCAGAGCAGAACTGTAAGGTCTGGGCCTTAATGGCACAAGTTAACTGATGTAAAAAAGAACATTGATGTGAAGTGAGCAGTAATAACATTCCTTAAAAAATGACATTATAGACAGTTGCTTTTTAAATAGGTTTGATATTTGGTTTGATTTGAGTCAATGCAAACTGTATCTCTGTCTTCCTCACAGCTCTGTTGTTGGACCTGCTGCTGGTCAGAGTTGTGAAGACTCTGGTGAGACGTCGGAGGCCTGCACAGAACCGCTCTGACATCCTCTCCACCTTCTTCGTGGAGCGTTACTCATTCCCTTCAGGCCATGCCACACGGGCCGCAATGTGTGCTCGGTTCTTCCTGGCCCAGCTGGTGGACACAGCCTCCATGCGGGTGCTGGTTGTGGGCTGGGCCGTCCTAGTGAGCCTGTCCCGGCTGCTGCTCGCCAGACACTATGTGACAGATGTGGGCTTTGGCTTGGCCATGGGTTACTGTCAGTACAGCTTGGTAGAAAGGCTGTGGGTGACCTGGGACTGCCTCCAGGACGTACTGCTCATGCGACTGCGAGAGAGACTCAACAGGGCTTATGGTGGTCTCTGGATGGCAGCTTGGAAACATTAGGTTTGGTGGAGCTGTGTGGTGTGTCAACATGAGTCTGTGTAACTGAaacattgaattgaattgtatCAAAGTGACTCCAGTATTTCTATGTTCTATGCAAGAATTAGGTGGCAATATTCAAATTAATGGTGTGGGCTGTCACTGGCAAGTTGTTCATGCAAATTGTTTGCACCACAAACCTGGTGACTAAGTCACAGCCTGAAACCAAAGCTAACGCTAactaaacctttttttaaatattaaaatcaaattaaaatacttTGTAGGTGTAGTTGTGTATCTTACTGAGACAGTGTATGAGGATGAGTGGTCTAACTGCTGTGTGAAAAGTGGCTCAGTGCTTCCTAACAGGGGCTTGTGCTTCCTGACAATGCCACAGTGCTTCCTGACAGTCACCATCTCATTTCCAGACAGTCGTATCACACTGTGTGGTTTTGTACTCTATGACAACACACTGTGGGTTCTTTCTATTTGTGTGATCGCTGGTGGGGGGAGCTCAACTCACACTCACCCAAGTTTCCATCAGCTGCTCCCCTGTCTCCTGACTGTCATTAATACTGTTATACATATCACATCTCATCTTACACAGTTGATAAACAAACCAATCACAATtttgaaattaaacaaaaatcaaatgtgCTGAGTTTATATTAAAGAAGGTACAGAGAGCGGACAAGTCCTCTTGTTTTACCAGTGCATAACTGCATTAGAATAAACTGCTCATCAGTAGAGCTGGAAGATGTGTGTAAAATGCAGATGCAGCTGGTTGTCCACAGAGGGCAGTGCATAATCATAAGAAAAATATGCAGCTGCAAAGAGCAACATGGGGTTTGTGCAGTGCACGTAACCACAAGAGCTGGGTCTGAACTTTGTCACCACTAGTGTTTATATCTAAGGCTTCAAGTACACAGGCATTTAATATTTATCTTTCCATGCAGGTGAGgagtgggtgtgtatgtgtcatcTCAGGACAGGGGTTCTtattaaaacaataagaaaTAAGTCCAAATACAAACTGTATCAATAACTGTGCTGTTAACAGTCAGATTTAACATGGTGATGAATTGGCTCCATCTTTTCCACATAGCCACAAAACACAGGCGCCTTACTTGTACTTGACAACAACAGAAGTGTTTATAGATGacacagcaacaaacaaaaatagCCTCACCAAAAGTGTTACACTTTTTACAACTTCCTACTCAGTTAACCTTGGGGATATTTAGGTGATAAAGTTTAAtagtttaaataaattaaaatatgtgAATAGATTAGCGCTATGAGAAGCTGTTCATGCATAAAGGAATATTTCATTTGCAGATATGCAtgctgttacacacacacatacatgcaatgtaaataccatatatatatatatatatatatatatatatatgcatggaTGAATAAAGGTATGAGTATGAAGTCATATGACTGTGAAGGTATATAccttataaatgtatatttatctatataaaacatttaaattaactatatatagagagagagagaaattgtatgtttttgtaaattatcTCTTATGCCAGAGACAGATAACTGTTTTATGTTCCCTTGTGGATTATCGTTACCCTTTATAAACACTTTTTCAGGGAGTAGCATAAAGTTTCTGTAGATTGTTTGtcaaattgaaaacaaaaattaGAACACAGGCAGAAGTTTTTCCCTAAGTTTTTATTGAGAACTTAAATAACATTTATGAGCagacaacaaaaatatttaactttttaaactATCAGTTCTGTCACTGCTGCATGAATATTTCTGCATTGTCGTTATACATCTTATTTACAGTACTAATAgacaaaatagattttaatgATGTAAAAACACATAGATGACAAGTCTTACAATAACCtcaataacattttaatgagtATATGTTTTGTCACATTCAATTGCACCAGCACAGTCCAgtaaacagcagcagtttctctgtctgtttcctctAGCCGCTGCCATGATTGGCTCTGCCCACTCTGATGTCATAGGTGACCATGTGGAAGTTGTCCCATGCATACAGCTTCCTCTGGGCGTGGTTATAGTCCAGCATGCTGTTGTAACGGTACTTGTTCTTGAACGGCACGGCGACCGCCCGCCGCGTGCCAGTGGCTGTGTCAAACACGTAGTTGATGGTGGTGTTAGGTGCAGTGTAGCTGGCCACCGTGTACAGACGGCCACACACCATGAAAGCGTTGGCCACTGTGTTCTTCCTGATGTTGGTCTCCCAGCTCTTCTTCACGGCCAGGCTCTCTGGGTCCAGCTTGGCGATCACAATGGCACCTTTTGCCTTGCTCGTGCTGTAGATGGCCCACAAGCCTTGTTCGTCCACCGCAAGGTCGATGTCTGTGAAGCCTCCCCAGGAGTAAGGGTACTGGCCATGGAAACCAGCGTGAGGTAGCTCCAGACGTGACGCCAGGCTCTCAGAGGTCAGGTCGTAGCGGATCAGGGTACGGCTTCGTTTGCGCTGGTAGTAGAGAGACCCGCGGTAGATGGTCGCCCCTGTGCTCTCCACAGGCTCTGGCAGGACCAAGACCTTCATGGGGAAGCCTCGAGAGAATTGATCCATGTCTTCAAATGCAAAGAGCTGGCGGACATCTTTGCCCACTGCGTCAATGCGCCACACAGTCTTGTTGGTGTAATAAGGGCCCTGAGACTCGGGGTCCTGCAGCCACACCCCATATTTGCCTGTGATACTGTCAGCCTTCCTGTGCAGCACAGGATCTCCTACTGACAGCAGCTCTCCACAGTctatgcaggaaaaaaagagagctCAAGTTCATGGTATATTCACCCAAATATttacaaagaaattaaattgcATCAACACCCTTCCAAACTTTGGGGAAATTTGAGCATCTACTACCTGTGATGGTTTGATTGCCATTTGGAAGAAGGTGGGATGCTGGAACCTCTGTCACCTCAGCCTTCATCTCCTGGTACGCCCCATTCTTAACATCATTTGCAGGGtctgaagaaaagagagatgtaTAAAAAAACCATTGTATTACCCAAAAGTCCAAATTTGGGAGGGCCTTTGAGAAGAATATTGCTGGAAATAGTCAACTTGTGTATTGGTAAACTACAGATTAGCCCAAACACACAGATTACATCAACCTGTCAGTTACTAATATATTTGCCTCAGGGCAATAGCAGGTTCAACTTTTAACCCTACTATTGTTCTCCTGAAGATGATGATCATGCCAAGTAAACAAGACAAGCACGAGTGACAAAGCCATAAAAGAGACTGTGTTGTAAATTCCTATCCCCTTACTCAACCTGGGATGGCTAACTGCAACCTGACCTGTTGCAATGGGAAACTTTTCATAGCCAAGGTCAGCCACAGCCATGAGAAACAGAAGCAGTCATCAgcaaaatatacagaaaaatacaaagagTAAAAGGAAATGCTTGGGGATGTACATACCACTGGCAGGTCTGCTATCATGCTTAGCACCccctgatgtgtgtgtctgcttgcaGGGCTTCTGCCTGAGGCTCTCAGCCTCCTGGCTCAGCTCGCCCACCCTCTTCTGCAGCTCCTGGAGCTGCCTGTTCAGACGCTCCTTGTCCTGCTGTAGCTGGTTTCTTTCCCTGGTGACCTGGGCATAAGCTTCCTGGAGACCCTCTTCCATGTTAGACTCGACCTTTGTCCTCGTGCCTCCGTCCGCTCCGGCCAGGAGCCGGCTGACCAAAGCCTCCAGCAAGATGACCCGTGACATGACTCCGTCCATCTCTGGTTTCACGCTGCCTCCAGGGCAGCTGGCCTCCTCTGGGCTGGCCACAGTGAAGGTGTAGTGGCAGCGTCCAGCAGGGTCATTGGAGCGGCGGAGGGAGGCTCGATCTGTGGCCTGGCTCTGGCTTGATGGGATCAAGCAGGACAGACACAGGAGAGAGACTTGGAGCCACATTTTGAAAGAGGCAGACACAGTCAATGATCTTCAGGTTTAGGTGTGCCTGCAGTTGTTAACTTTCCTTCAGAGAATATAGATACTTTTTTCTTTGAGCTAGTCTCTTTCTACCCGAGTGTCACTGGTCCGTGCAGGTCAGTGTCTGAATCCCAGCAATGCTCAGAGAAGGATATTTATACAGTTTACAGTCAGGGAGTGGGAGGGGACAAGGAGTGTGGCAGGGAAT from Paralichthys olivaceus isolate ysfri-2021 chromosome 16, ASM2471397v2, whole genome shotgun sequence includes these protein-coding regions:
- the LOC109646563 gene encoding peroxiredoxin-6-like; this encodes MPGLLLGDVFPDFEAETTTGKIKLHEFLGDSWGILFSHPRDYTPVCTTELGRAARLHGEFSKRGVKMIALSVDCLEDHHGWSKDILVYNCEESACCSLPFPIIADSKRELAVALGMLDPDEKDNDGMPLTARCVFIIGPDKRLKLSLLYPATTGRNFDEILRVVDSLQLTAGKRVATPADWKLGDCVMVPPNMSEEEAAALFPEGVYTKDLPSGKNYLRYTPQP
- the LOC109646537 gene encoding myocilin-like, with the protein product MWLQVSLLCLSCLIPSSQSQATDRASLRRSNDPAGRCHYTFTVASPEEASCPGGSVKPEMDGVMSRVILLEALVSRLLAGADGGTRTKVESNMEEGLQEAYAQVTRERNQLQQDKERLNRQLQELQKRVGELSQEAESLRQKPCKQTHTSGGAKHDSRPASDPANDVKNGAYQEMKAEVTEVPASHLLPNGNQTITDCGELLSVGDPVLHRKADSITGKYGVWLQDPESQGPYYTNKTVWRIDAVGKDVRQLFAFEDMDQFSRGFPMKVLVLPEPVESTGATIYRGSLYYQRKRSRTLIRYDLTSESLASRLELPHAGFHGQYPYSWGGFTDIDLAVDEQGLWAIYSTSKAKGAIVIAKLDPESLAVKKSWETNIRKNTVANAFMVCGRLYTVASYTAPNTTINYVFDTATGTRRAVAVPFKNKYRYNSMLDYNHAQRKLYAWDNFHMVTYDIRVGRANHGSG
- the LOC109646553 gene encoding polyisoprenoid diphosphate/phosphate phosphohydrolase PLPP6-like — its product is MSSATSRRNSSRGTRASFECHVRRRGSSCSYVSSGAPTEDFAVSLSQPMFAIALRFLLAIDLWLSKRLGVCACEESPWGSIRPLVRLVEFSGHVIPWLIGTLYTLLRGETAAEQEVMLNLALALLLDLLLVRVVKTLVRRRRPAQNRSDILSTFFVERYSFPSGHATRAAMCARFFLAQLVDTASMRVLVVGWAVLVSLSRLLLARHYVTDVGFGLAMGYCQYSLVERLWVTWDCLQDVLLMRLRERLNRAYGGLWMAAWKH